GCGTCGTCTTCATGTACTCGGCATCCATGTGATGCGGGAAGAAATCGCCGGTGTGGCCGGCGTGGACGACGAAGTCAGTCTCGGTGATGGTGCGGCCGGTGCTGAGGCGCGTAGAGCCGATCTCGTAGTCCTCGAAATAAGTGATCTGTTCCATATCCTGCTTTACGGCCTTTCCGCGATTGGCGTCGCTGGCGCCGCGCTTGATCTATAGGCGGCTTCCACCAGCGCCATGGTGTTCCAGGCGTCTTCGACCGAACTGACCAACGTGTCATCTTCACCAGATGCAAAGCGCTGCACATTGGCCATACGCCCGACGAAGGCGTCGGGAAACCACTCGCCGGCCAGTGGCACCGCGACCCAGTCCGTGCCGCCCTTCGCATAGATCTCGAGAGTGTCCGGCTCGCCGGCGGGATAATCGAGGTTAAGGCCGAGCTTCAGATAGGCTGCACCTTCGGTGCCGCAGATGCGGAACTCGCAGGCCTGGTGCCGCCGGCCGAATTTGTGATCGTGGTTGATCGACAGCGCGCAGCGCACCGTGTCGCCATAGTCGAGAATGGCGCTGGTCCGCGTCTGCGCCACCTTATGATTGGGATGGCCGAGTGTCTTGGCGTGCACTCCCTTGGGGTCGCCGAGCAATTGCCGGATCAGGTCGAGATAGTGGATCGAATGCATGGCGATCTCGACGCGCGGCGCCTTGAGCAGGAATTCCCACAGCTGCCAGGGTGTCGCCAGCGCCAGCCAGGCGTCGAAGTCGACGACCCCGCCGAGCCAGCCCTTGGCGATGGCATCCTTGAGCGCCAGCATCATCGGCGCGAAGCGCAGCTGGAAATTGACCGCCGCCTTCAGTTCCTTGGCGCGGCAGATTTCGAGGATTTCGGTTGCCTCGCCGAGATAGTTGCCCATCGGCTTCTGGATCAGCGCCACCGCCCTGTCGGGCAGAGCCTTCAGGATCTCGGCGTGCCGTCCCGGCGGCGTCGCCAGGTCAAAGATCGCGTCCGTGACGGCTGCGGCTTCGTCCACCGAGCGGAACGCCGTCACCCCCCATGTCTCGGCCAGGGTTTGCGCCTTGGCCTGGTCTGGATCGTAAAGTCCGGCGACCGGGAATCCGGCCTTTCTGTAGGCTGGAAAATGCGCGTCACCGACGATCGACCCCGCGCCGAAGGTGACGATCGGCCGGGGCTTTGAGGGTTTGGGCCAGGACTGGATGAGTGAGGCAGGGTCGAAACCGCCTTCAGTCATGATGGAAGACCTTGTCCATGGAGGCCCACCACTCTCCGTCCTTGCGGGTCGCCAACGGCTCCTGGCAGGGCATGCAGACCGCCCACCATTCCTGCGTCTTCGGGTCGGCGGCCATCTTGGCCATGTCGGCCGCGTAGTCGGTGCCGTGGTATTCGAAATAGGAAAACAGCAGGTTCTCCGGCTGCTTGAGGTAGATGGAGTAATTCTTGATGTTGCAGGCCGAGATCATGGTCAGCACGTCAGGCCAGACGGCGGCATGCAGGCGGACATATTCCTCGACCTTTTCGGGCTTCAGCCCGAGCACCATTCCCATCCGCTGCATGTTCGTTCCCTTATTTCGTGATCGTCGTGGTGAATTCGGCGATGCTCATGGCCTTTACCGCGTCCCAGTCCCAGTCGATGCCGATACCCGGCTCGTCTGGCGCAAGCGCCTGCCCATCCTCGATGCGCATGCGGTTGCCGGTCAACTGGTCGAGTTGCGGAATGTACTCGACATATCGGCCGTTCTGAACAGCACAGGTCAGGCTGACATGCAGTTCCATCAGGAAATGCGGGCAGACCGGTATGTCGAACGCTTCCGCCGCATGCGCGATCTTGAGCCAGGGCGTGATGCCGCCGATGCGGCCGACATCGACCTGCACGATAGAACAGGCGCCTTTCTGCATGTATTCGCGGAAATGGCGCATCGAGTAGAGCGACTCGCCGATGGCGATCGGCGTTGGCGTCGAGTTCGACAGCCGCACATGGCCATCGATATCGTCGGCGGGCAGCGGCTCCTCGATCCAGGCAAGGTCAAGCTCGCGCAGCCTCGCCGCGCGCCGGATCGCCTCGTCGACGGAAAACCCCTGATTGGCGTCGGTCATGATCTCGTAGCCGTCGCCGACCGCCTTGCGCACCGCCGACAGGCGGGCAAGATCCTCCGACCCATGCGGCCTGCCGATCTTCACCTTCGAGCCGCGAAATCCCCTGGCCTTGGCGGCCAGCGCATCGTCGACCAGCGCCTGCGTCTCAATGTGCAGCCAGCCGCCTTCGGTCGTATAGAGCGGGCACCGGTCCTTGGCGCCGCCGGCGAGTTTCCACAGCGGCAGGCCCTGCTTCTTCGCCCGCAGATCCCAAAGTGCCGTGTCGATCGCGGCGATGGCGATGGCGGTGATGGCGCCGATCGTGGTCGCATGGGTGGCGAATTCGAGGTCGTGCCAGATCGCCTCGATCATCTCGGGATCGCGGCCGATCAGGCGTGGCGCGAGATGGTCGGACAAGAGCCGCATCACCGACGAGCCGCCGGTGCCGATCGTATAGCTGTAGCCGGTGCCGACCGCGCCGTCGGAATCGGTGACCGTCACAACAGGCGTTTCCTGGCTGACGAAGCTCTGGATCGCGTCCGTGCGCTTGACCTTGGGCACAAGGTCCACCATCCGCAGTTCTATCTTTTCGATTCTAGCCATGTCGGTCAGCTCCGCAATGTCTTTCCGGTGTCGGCGGCAAACAGATGCGCCTGCGACATGTCGAGGCTCATCGCTACTCGTTCGCCCGACTTCAGCGGTCTCGGGTTCAGCATGCGAGACACCCAGTCGCTGCCGTTGAATTCGACGAACACCAGTGTCTCGTTGCCGAGCGGTTCGGTCACCGTGATCGGCAGTTCGATCTGGTGCACGTCGGCGGCGTCGCCGGAGCTGATACCGTGCCCGGTCGGGTAGATATCGTCGGGCCGCAGCCCGAACACGATCTTGTCGCTGGTGGCGACATTGGCTCTGAATTGGCCGGGCAGGGGCAGCTTTTCGCCGCTGGCGAAAACCAGCTGGCCGTCATCGACCGTCGCCTCATGCAGGTTCATCGGCGGCGATCCGATGAAGCCGGCGACGAACCGGGTCGCCGGCCGGCGGAACACCTCGTCGGGCGTGCCGACCTGTTCGATATGGCCGTCGCGCATGATGACGATGCGGTCGGCGAGCGTCATTGCCTCGACCTGGTCGTGGGTGACGTAGATGACCGTCGACCGCACCTTGGCATGCAGCTTCTTGATCTCGGTGCGCATTTGCGTTCTGAGCTTGGCATCCAGATTGGAAAGCGGTTCGTCGAACAGGAACACGTCTGGATCGCGCACGATAGCGCGGCCCATGGCGACACGCTGGCGCTGGCCACCGGACAATTGCGACGGGCGGCGGTCGAGCAGCGTGTCGAGGCCGAGGATGGCAGAGGCCTCGGCGACGCGGCGATCCATCTCGTCCTTGGCGGCTCCCGCGATCTTGAGCGAGAAGCCGAGGTTCTCGCGCACCGTCATGTGCGGATAAA
The genomic region above belongs to Mesorhizobium sp. B4-1-4 and contains:
- a CDS encoding L-rhamnose mutarotase, with amino-acid sequence MQRMGMVLGLKPEKVEEYVRLHAAVWPDVLTMISACNIKNYSIYLKQPENLLFSYFEYHGTDYAADMAKMAADPKTQEWWAVCMPCQEPLATRKDGEWWASMDKVFHHD
- a CDS encoding Gfo/Idh/MocA family protein; translated protein: MTEGGFDPASLIQSWPKPSKPRPIVTFGAGSIVGDAHFPAYRKAGFPVAGLYDPDQAKAQTLAETWGVTAFRSVDEAAAVTDAIFDLATPPGRHAEILKALPDRAVALIQKPMGNYLGEATEILEICRAKELKAAVNFQLRFAPMMLALKDAIAKGWLGGVVDFDAWLALATPWQLWEFLLKAPRVEIAMHSIHYLDLIRQLLGDPKGVHAKTLGHPNHKVAQTRTSAILDYGDTVRCALSINHDHKFGRRHQACEFRICGTEGAAYLKLGLNLDYPAGEPDTLEIYAKGGTDWVAVPLAGEWFPDAFVGRMANVQRFASGEDDTLVSSVEDAWNTMALVEAAYRSSAAPATPIAERP
- a CDS encoding mandelate racemase/muconate lactonizing enzyme family protein, which encodes MARIEKIELRMVDLVPKVKRTDAIQSFVSQETPVVTVTDSDGAVGTGYSYTIGTGGSSVMRLLSDHLAPRLIGRDPEMIEAIWHDLEFATHATTIGAITAIAIAAIDTALWDLRAKKQGLPLWKLAGGAKDRCPLYTTEGGWLHIETQALVDDALAAKARGFRGSKVKIGRPHGSEDLARLSAVRKAVGDGYEIMTDANQGFSVDEAIRRAARLRELDLAWIEEPLPADDIDGHVRLSNSTPTPIAIGESLYSMRHFREYMQKGACSIVQVDVGRIGGITPWLKIAHAAEAFDIPVCPHFLMELHVSLTCAVQNGRYVEYIPQLDQLTGNRMRIEDGQALAPDEPGIGIDWDWDAVKAMSIAEFTTTITK
- a CDS encoding ABC transporter ATP-binding protein: MATVSLKKLTKRYGNIEIVHGIDLDITDREFIALVGPSGCGKSTTLRMIAGLEEISAGSIEIGGRVVNDLPPRSRNISMVFQSYALYPHMTVRENLGFSLKIAGAAKDEMDRRVAEASAILGLDTLLDRRPSQLSGGQRQRVAMGRAIVRDPDVFLFDEPLSNLDAKLRTQMRTEIKKLHAKVRSTVIYVTHDQVEAMTLADRIVIMRDGHIEQVGTPDEVFRRPATRFVAGFIGSPPMNLHEATVDDGQLVFASGEKLPLPGQFRANVATSDKIVFGLRPDDIYPTGHGISSGDAADVHQIELPITVTEPLGNETLVFVEFNGSDWVSRMLNPRPLKSGERVAMSLDMSQAHLFAADTGKTLRS